The stretch of DNA TGAGCGAGGTATTTACTTTTGTTGATGCAAGTCACTTGATCTCCAAAGCTAATTTATGGGAAGAGCGGGATGAAGCCAGAAAACAAAAATATGAAAAACTTAACAACGAAGTCTTGCCTAAAGTCGCACATGATAAACAAGCCAAAATAGGGTGCAAGGGTGGTAGTAAATTTTGGTATGGCTATAAGAAAAACATGTAAGCGTAGATATTCAATCCGGAATGATCAACAAGGTTGCTATAACGCCTGCTAATGTTACCGATGCAAAGGGAGTTGCGCATGTTTTACCAAATAGTGGAGCAGTTTATGCTGACAAAGGGTATTGTGTTGCACCAGCAAAGAATGCAGCTAAAAGCAGAGGTATTCATTTTTGCGCCATCAAGAAAAACAATATGAAGCAAAAGAATTTTGACCTTGATCGATACTATACTTCCATAAGGGCTCCGTTTGAGAGGGTGTTTTCTCAAGATAATAAACGATTGCGATACATAGGAATTGCCAAAAATCAGTTTGCTGAATTTATGAATGCTATCTGCTTTAATTTAAAACGTTTAACGGTTCTTACTGCCTAAGCTCATAAAATCACGCTTCGCAGAATCAATAAAAAGCTAAAAATTACCATATCCCACCTCAAAGAAATCTTTTGAATTCTTGGGGAAACCAGTTTTTTGTTAATTTTTTTAGACCATGGTCCAAACTTCCTTAAATCAAACCATCACATTTATCCTTATTTTATCTTTCAACGCTCCCACTTTCTAAGAAGACGGGTTTTAAGAATTTATAACGACTTTTAGTTGTGCTCGATGATTTTATATTTACAAAATGCCAAGATACATATAAAAGTATCTCGTATATGACAATCAAATTTGGCTACATGTTATGGGTCATGAAAATCTGACAGCGAGAAGATATGCGAAAGCCTTGTTTCTTGTGGCAAATGACTTAAAGAAACTAGATGAAGTTTTTGCTGAGCTAAACTCTTTTTGGGATAGGATAAACGAAAATAAAAAAATAAAGAAATTATTGCTCAATGAGCTTGTACCACAAAATGTAAAATTAATATTTTGCAATACCGTTTTACAGAAAATGCCAGTATCCAATGTCGTGAGAAAGTTTATCAACATGTTGATTTTTAAAAAAAGGCTTTTTTTGTTACAAAACATGATTTTATCTTTTAAAGATTTGCTATATGAATATACTAACACACGTGTTGTTGAGATAACCCTTGCAAAAAAAATGGAAGGTGAGGTTATTGAAACAATTAAAAAGCAGTTGATGAAATATTTCCAAGATGAAAATTTAGAATTTAACTTTGAGTTTGATGCAAGAATTCTTGGTGGTATGGTAATAAAAACCAATTCAAATATGTTTGATTTTTCCATTTTATCTAAGCTATACAAAATCCAGCGTGCTACTGGTTATTCAACTTTAAAGATAATAAATTAAGTATTTATATGAAAGCTTCAGAAATTGTAAACATTTTAAAAGATGAGATTAGTAGCTTAGACCAGGAGATTAATCTGGAAGAAGTTGGGCAAATTGTTAAAGTATTTGACGGAGTTGCTATAGCTTACGGGTTGGATAACGTTCAATTTAATGAAATTGTAGAATTTCAAAACGGTGCTCAGGGAATTGTTTTCAATATTGAGGAGGATAGTGTCGGGATTGTGATCTTAGGAAATGAATCAGACATTCATGAGGGAGATATAGTCAAAAGAACCTGCGATGTATTTAAAACCCCAACAGGAAG from Candidatus Bandiella woodruffii encodes:
- a CDS encoding transposase — its product is MINKVAITPANVTDAKGVAHVLPNSGAVYADKGYCVAPAKNAAKSRGIHFCAIKKNNMKQKNFDLDRYYTSIRAPFERVFSQDNKRLRYIGIAKNQFAEFMNAICFNLKRLTVLTA
- the atpH gene encoding ATP synthase F1 subunit delta — translated: MGHENLTARRYAKALFLVANDLKKLDEVFAELNSFWDRINENKKIKKLLLNELVPQNVKLIFCNTVLQKMPVSNVVRKFINMLIFKKRLFLLQNMILSFKDLLYEYTNTRVVEITLAKKMEGEVIETIKKQLMKYFQDENLEFNFEFDARILGGMVIKTNSNMFDFSILSKLYKIQRATGYSTLKIIN